The following are encoded together in the Desulfococcus multivorans genome:
- a CDS encoding sigma-54-dependent transcriptional regulator produces MDGKIKILFVDDDPVIRNLFSKAIGKEPFQVRTASGGEEALKILKAFPADLVISDVVMPGMDGFELLERIRQEFPETFVVMVTGSGAVSDAVNAIKAGAYDYILKPFDFQAVRSLIRNVAGHKEILDKNRFSGHERRKHYRLENFIGRDPRMFRVFQRIKDVAASSANVLITGETGTGKDLAADAVHYNSPRRSGPMVKVNCAALTETLIGSELFGHEKGAFTGALYRKKGHFELARGGTIFLDEIGDIPVQTQISLLRILENGTFQRVGGMQTLTADARFICATHKDLRREVALGRFREDLFYRINVARIAMPSLRERKADIPLLADHFLKKYSAEAGRNIPRISGPAMHLLCRYDWPGNVRELANIMERAVIFCKGPEIFPSDLADVARRAALKSDFSLTLSSSSLPEAEFTLISKVLEETGWNLKQAAERLAIARGTLYSKMKKYGIRKPE; encoded by the coding sequence GTGGACGGAAAGATTAAAATATTGTTTGTGGATGACGACCCCGTGATCCGGAACCTTTTCTCCAAGGCCATCGGGAAGGAGCCTTTCCAGGTCCGGACCGCGTCCGGCGGGGAGGAGGCCTTGAAAATCCTCAAGGCCTTCCCGGCGGACCTGGTGATATCCGATGTCGTCATGCCGGGGATGGACGGGTTCGAACTGCTGGAGCGGATCCGGCAGGAATTTCCCGAAACATTCGTGGTCATGGTGACGGGAAGCGGCGCCGTGTCGGATGCCGTCAACGCCATCAAGGCGGGGGCCTACGACTATATCCTGAAGCCCTTTGACTTCCAGGCCGTCAGATCCCTCATCCGGAACGTCGCCGGGCACAAGGAGATCCTGGACAAAAACCGGTTTTCAGGGCATGAGCGCCGGAAGCACTACCGGCTCGAGAATTTCATCGGCCGGGATCCCAGGATGTTCCGGGTCTTCCAGCGGATCAAGGATGTGGCCGCCTCCAGCGCCAATGTCCTGATCACGGGGGAGACGGGCACCGGCAAGGACCTGGCGGCGGATGCCGTCCATTACAACAGCCCCAGAAGATCCGGCCCCATGGTCAAGGTCAACTGCGCGGCCCTGACGGAAACCCTCATCGGCAGCGAGCTGTTCGGCCATGAGAAAGGGGCGTTTACCGGGGCCCTTTACCGGAAAAAGGGGCATTTCGAGCTGGCGCGCGGCGGTACCATCTTCCTGGACGAAATCGGGGATATCCCGGTCCAGACCCAGATTTCCCTGCTTCGGATCCTCGAAAACGGCACCTTCCAGCGGGTGGGCGGGATGCAGACCCTTACGGCGGACGCCCGGTTCATCTGCGCCACCCACAAGGACCTGCGCCGGGAGGTGGCTCTGGGCCGCTTCAGGGAGGACCTCTTCTACCGCATCAACGTGGCGAGGATCGCCATGCCCTCCCTCCGGGAGCGGAAGGCGGACATTCCGCTTCTGGCCGATCATTTTCTGAAAAAATACAGCGCCGAGGCCGGCAGGAACATCCCCCGCATCTCCGGCCCGGCCATGCATCTGCTCTGCCGGTACGACTGGCCGGGAAACGTCAGGGAACTGGCGAACATCATGGAGCGTGCCGTGATTTTCTGCAAGGGCCCTGAAATCTTCCCCAGCGACCTCGCCGATGTGGCAAGGCGGGCGGCTCTGAAGAGCGACTTTTCCCTCACCCTCTCCTCCAGCTCCCTGCCCGAGGCCGAATTCACGCTGATCTCCAAGGTGCTGGAGGAGACCGGCTGGAACCTCAAACAGGCTGCCGAACGCCTCGCCATCGCCCGGGGCACCCTCTACAGCAAGATGAAGAAATACGGCATCCGGAAGCCCGAATAG